The Petrotoga sibirica DSM 13575 nucleotide sequence CAACTTAATTATATTACATATGTCATTGATTTTTTACTGCTTAACACATGTCTGTCGATCCCCTGGGTTTTTTACCTTATTGGAGGTCGACAGACGTTTTTTTAGACCATTTTCTGTTTTAGGTTAAATAAGTAAATATTAGTTAGTTGGAAGTTAAACTAAACTGTTTTTTTGTTTAACTTTAGGTTATACCTCATTTGCGTGGTACCTCTTTTGCTTCGCAGACGAGAATATGGAAAGAGTTTTTAGAGAATTACGAATAAAACTTTTGCATAAAGCGGCAAAAAGCATTTTGCACAAAGCAGCAAAATTTATTGCTTGTTTTTTTATTATGATATAATTAAAATGAATATTCTAGAATGTTCAAGGGGTAAATTGCGAAAAATACAGAATCCCAATTAGGAGGCTCAAAAATGAAAAAAGTCTCAATAACCTACAAAATCCCGGAAACTGGTATTAATTTGTTGAAAAGTAAGTACGATATTTGGGTTAATCCTAAGGATAAGCTACTCACCAAAGAAGAACTAAAAGAAATAGCAAAAGAATCTGACGCATTAATTACGATGTTGGCAGATCCAATTGATAAAGAAGTGTTAGAAGCAGGTAAGGATAGATTAAAAATTGTTTCAAACTATGCTGTTGGGTACAACAACATCGATATCCAAAAGGCAAAAGAGTTTGGAATATATGTAACTAACACCCCTGATGTATTGACCGAAACCACCGCTGATTTAGCCTGGGCGTTGATGTTAGCTGTTGCCAGGCGGATCGTTGAATCTGATGCCTTTACAAGAGAAGGTAGTTTTGATGGTTGGAAGCCTGAATTGTTTCTTGGAACCGATGTATACGGTAAAACATTAGGTATTATAGGATTTGGAAGTATAGGCCAAGCGGTTGCCAGAAGGGCAATAGGGTTCAATATGAAGGTTTATTACTATCAACGTCATCGCCCTTCCAGTGAAAAAGAAAAGGCTTTGAACGCCACTTATTTACCGTTGGATGAACTTTTGAAGGCTTCTGATTATGTGAGTTTACATGTGCCTTTGACTGACGAGACTCATCATATGTTGGATAGAGAAAAATTATCGCTGTTAAAGAAATCTGCCTTTATTATTAATACGGCAAGAGGTCCAGTGATAGATGAAGAAGCGTTATACGAAAAATTAAAAAATAAAGAGATTGCAGGAGCGGCGTTAGATGTGTATGAGAATGAACCACAGTTAACACCTGGATTAAAAGATTTGGATAACGTAGTACTAACACCCCACATTGGATCTGCTTCACACGAGACAAGAAGTCGAATGGCACAGATGGTAGCGAAAGATATAATACAAGCTTTGGAAGGAGAAACACCTGAACATCTAGTATGGAGGTAGAAATTAAATATTGAATAGAGTTTATGAAATATACAAGGGTCTTTACGATTATTATGGTCCACAGCATTGGTGGCCCGCAGATAATTGGTTTGAAGTAACTGTGGGGGCTATTTTAACCCAAAATACTTCTTGGAATAACGTCGAAAAATCTATCGAAAATATGAAACAAGGTGATTTATTAGAACCACAAAAGCTATCTGAAATCAAAGAAAAAGATTTAGCTCAATTGATAAGATCTTCGGGTTTTTACAATCTCAAAAGTAAACGTTTGAAAAACTTC carries:
- a CDS encoding 2-hydroxyacid dehydrogenase, which translates into the protein MKKVSITYKIPETGINLLKSKYDIWVNPKDKLLTKEELKEIAKESDALITMLADPIDKEVLEAGKDRLKIVSNYAVGYNNIDIQKAKEFGIYVTNTPDVLTETTADLAWALMLAVARRIVESDAFTREGSFDGWKPELFLGTDVYGKTLGIIGFGSIGQAVARRAIGFNMKVYYYQRHRPSSEKEKALNATYLPLDELLKASDYVSLHVPLTDETHHMLDREKLSLLKKSAFIINTARGPVIDEEALYEKLKNKEIAGAALDVYENEPQLTPGLKDLDNVVLTPHIGSASHETRSRMAQMVAKDIIQALEGETPEHLVWR